One part of the Nostoc sp. PCC 7120 = FACHB-418 genome encodes these proteins:
- a CDS encoding metallophosphoesterase translates to MKKINRRKAIKTVFLTSCAMFGLLAPFGTQMQYGLAQANDNFSMIIVSDTQYPWTANTDQGIEETEDQKKAGSTIANQNHVNSVNSLVQQVGNVRGTILNGDITAFGHSWQLDKYKEIWKQLSVPVYPGLGNHDYANNVDDCYANNCAIGMVEYVRDAIKKLNPRSFDYRESNSYKFPELRTEYIGSLAYSWDVGNIHFVQMHNYPIYERKFEGFDASAAKRKIVQIKHSLDWLEKDLTQARNEGKAIILNYHDSDNNWKNNYAPATYEQLKARFSDILKKYNVSAVFAGHYHTRIGKAEPYNNFSTVYGSVPVIYSGSASQNNYLLARFENGQMTVEKVSSANGGASRTLDGTYTLKTGSPATPIAPAPEPGSITFFNQGGYVARYNLSYTSGGQKASFSTGNMALGNKKRYDLPADATNIKVRGEAKTGLIWNPWRDIFNRSIEHPRGSICFKSYSTTLNAKWNNSCN, encoded by the coding sequence ATGAAAAAGATTAATCGCAGAAAGGCAATTAAAACAGTATTTCTCACTAGCTGCGCTATGTTTGGTTTGCTAGCGCCATTTGGTACACAGATGCAATATGGTTTAGCGCAAGCCAACGATAATTTCTCAATGATCATAGTATCCGATACCCAATATCCTTGGACAGCAAACACAGATCAAGGAATAGAGGAAACCGAAGATCAAAAAAAGGCGGGTTCAACTATTGCTAATCAAAATCATGTCAATAGTGTGAACTCATTGGTACAGCAAGTAGGTAATGTCAGAGGGACAATCCTGAATGGAGATATCACCGCCTTTGGACATAGTTGGCAGTTGGATAAGTACAAAGAAATCTGGAAACAGCTTTCCGTCCCCGTTTATCCTGGTCTTGGCAATCATGATTACGCCAATAACGTTGATGACTGTTATGCAAACAACTGCGCTATTGGTATGGTCGAGTATGTGCGGGATGCAATTAAAAAACTCAATCCCCGCAGTTTTGATTATCGTGAAAGTAACAGCTATAAATTTCCAGAACTCCGTACTGAATATATCGGTAGCCTAGCTTATTCCTGGGATGTGGGTAATATCCACTTTGTTCAGATGCACAACTATCCCATATACGAAAGAAAGTTCGAGGGTTTTGATGCTAGCGCAGCTAAACGCAAGATTGTGCAGATTAAGCATTCTTTGGACTGGCTAGAAAAAGATTTAACTCAAGCCAGGAATGAAGGTAAGGCTATCATCCTCAATTATCATGATTCAGATAATAACTGGAAAAATAATTATGCGCCGGCAACTTATGAACAGCTAAAAGCACGCTTTAGTGACATCCTGAAAAAATATAACGTGTCAGCTGTTTTTGCGGGTCACTATCACACAAGAATTGGCAAAGCTGAACCATATAACAATTTTTCCACTGTTTATGGAAGTGTACCCGTAATTTATAGCGGCTCTGCCTCTCAGAACAACTATCTACTCGCACGTTTTGAAAATGGACAAATGACTGTGGAAAAAGTGAGTAGCGCCAACGGTGGTGCGTCACGCACACTTGACGGTACATACACACTTAAAACAGGTAGTCCGGCAACACCCATTGCACCTGCACCAGAACCGGGTTCGATTACATTTTTCAATCAGGGTGGCTATGTGGCGCGTTATAACCTCAGCTACACATCCGGCGGACAGAAGGCATCATTTAGTACTGGGAATATGGCTTTAGGTAATAAGAAGCGATACGATTTACCAGCCGATGCTACAAATATCAAGGTTCGTGGTGAAGCCAAAACTGGACTCATTTGGAATCCGTGGCGTGATATTTTCAATCGTTCAATCGAACACCCTCGTGGGTCGATATGTTTCAAGAGCTACAGCACGACCTTAAATGCAAAATGGAACAATAGCTGTAACTAA
- a CDS encoding Npun_F0813 family protein — translation MFILKRQDVEISSIQHPKKDQQVPILHYQGQTFRLISVFKAGQEEEARALWRELTDHRGKACVLLEEPDRFSVWGKVRLDQLGNDTGGHNKNGVFVQASILLLQAVHMDIEDFLGTKQAALFEKDIAEVMRQQQFPETSSIEAVKHWVKTNPLESAKLPAWKENHVTSFLQELHKLGKQYFGNANFAGQIADKLQDMPEGERSLFISWLNQSSLSKLWQ, via the coding sequence ATGTTTATTTTGAAACGGCAGGATGTTGAAATATCAAGCATTCAGCACCCAAAAAAGGATCAGCAAGTGCCGATCCTCCATTATCAGGGGCAGACTTTTCGCTTGATTAGCGTGTTCAAAGCTGGACAAGAGGAAGAGGCTAGAGCCTTGTGGAGAGAATTAACCGATCACCGGGGTAAAGCTTGTGTCTTGCTGGAAGAACCGGATCGCTTTAGCGTTTGGGGTAAGGTACGCTTAGACCAACTAGGTAATGATACTGGTGGTCATAATAAAAATGGGGTGTTTGTCCAAGCGAGTATTTTGCTGTTACAAGCCGTCCACATGGATATTGAAGATTTTTTAGGTACAAAGCAAGCTGCACTATTTGAAAAAGATATCGCTGAAGTCATGCGACAACAGCAGTTTCCAGAAACTTCTTCTATTGAAGCAGTCAAGCATTGGGTGAAAACTAATCCTTTGGAATCCGCTAAACTCCCTGCCTGGAAGGAAAATCATGTGACTAGCTTCTTGCAAGAACTACATAAACTAGGAAAACAGTATTTTGGCAACGCCAACTTTGCTGGACAAATAGCCGATAAGTTACAAGATATGCCAGAAGGTGAGCGATCGCTATTTATATCTTGGCTAAATCAATCTTCACTGAGTAAACTGTGGCAATAG
- a CDS encoding arginine synthesis PII-interacting regulator PirA, with protein sequence MSQTRFKANSTAKEVHRQNIQRNIQHRLDVARAKGDERLIRQLEAELRQFA encoded by the coding sequence ATGAGCCAAACTAGATTTAAGGCGAATAGCACTGCCAAGGAAGTACACAGACAAAATATTCAAAGAAACATACAGCACCGTCTAGACGTAGCTAGAGCCAAAGGTGATGAAAGACTAATTCGGCAACTAGAAGCTGAATTAAGACAATTTGCCTAA
- a CDS encoding ABC transporter permease encodes MYLPILVLGFYSFNKSPYSATWQGFTLDWYYQLLGDDRILSALKNSLLVACCAVSIAAVLGTLMAVGLARYQFPGKNLYRGVAYLPLIIPDIAIAVATLVFLATFAIPLSLWTIVAAHVVFCIAYIALVVSSRLTNLDPHLEEAALDLGATPIQAFLQVLLPQLMPGIVAGCLLAFVLSLDDFLIASFTSGSGYNTLPMEIFSRIRSGVKPDINALSVLLIFLSAIVAFIAESIRSLGERK; translated from the coding sequence ATGTACCTACCTATTCTGGTACTGGGATTTTATAGCTTCAACAAATCACCTTACAGTGCAACTTGGCAAGGCTTCACCCTGGATTGGTATTACCAGCTATTAGGTGACGATCGCATCTTATCAGCTTTGAAAAATAGTTTACTGGTTGCCTGCTGTGCCGTTAGCATTGCCGCCGTGTTGGGAACCTTAATGGCTGTGGGTTTGGCGCGTTATCAGTTTCCTGGCAAGAATTTGTATCGTGGTGTTGCTTACCTACCATTAATTATTCCCGATATTGCGATCGCTGTTGCCACTCTCGTCTTTCTCGCTACCTTCGCCATCCCCCTCAGCTTATGGACGATTGTAGCTGCTCATGTGGTGTTTTGTATTGCTTATATTGCTTTAGTAGTTTCGTCTCGATTGACAAATTTAGACCCCCACTTAGAAGAAGCAGCACTTGATTTAGGCGCTACACCAATACAAGCATTTCTCCAAGTATTACTACCTCAATTAATGCCAGGAATTGTTGCTGGCTGTTTGTTAGCATTTGTCCTCAGTCTAGATGATTTTCTCATTGCTAGTTTTACCTCAGGTAGCGGTTACAACACCCTGCCAATGGAAATTTTTAGTCGGATTAGAAGTGGTGTTAAACCTGATATTAATGCTCTCAGTGTTTTGCTGATTTTTCTATCGGCAATTGTTGCCTTTATAGCAGAATCAATTCGCTCCTTAGGAGAACGAAAATAA
- a CDS encoding ADP-ribosylglycohydrolase family protein gives MLTAPKTLSGLMGLCVGDALGVPVEFTSRAELAKSPVTKMLGYGTWNQPPGTWSDDSSLTFCLAESLCRGYSLDAIAHSFWRWYKQAYWTPRGEIFGIGESTHAVIMRLKQGISPLHAGGISEMSNGNGSLMRILPMAYCHKNLPFGELIQRVHEVSGITHAHRRSQMACGIYISIAVEILKGSDLPTAYLQGLENIHKIYSSEEYIREQPHFQRVLSREIAQLSAAEINSGGYVIDTLEASLWCLLNTSSYSEAVLKAVNLGGHTDTTAAVTGGLAGIYYGIEYIPQQWVNQIARKQDIINLANRFAAAVYL, from the coding sequence ATGCTAACCGCTCCAAAAACTTTATCTGGTTTGATGGGTTTATGTGTCGGTGATGCGTTGGGTGTGCCGGTGGAGTTTACTAGCCGCGCCGAACTAGCTAAATCTCCGGTAACAAAGATGCTAGGCTACGGCACATGGAACCAACCCCCAGGAACTTGGTCTGATGACAGTTCTTTGACATTTTGCCTGGCAGAAAGTCTATGTAGAGGCTATTCGCTAGATGCGATCGCTCATTCTTTCTGGCGTTGGTACAAACAAGCTTACTGGACACCCCGTGGGGAAATCTTTGGCATTGGTGAAAGCACTCATGCCGTAATTATGCGTCTCAAGCAAGGAATTTCCCCATTACACGCAGGGGGAATCAGTGAGATGAGTAATGGTAATGGTTCTTTGATGAGAATTTTACCAATGGCCTATTGCCATAAAAATTTACCTTTTGGTGAGTTGATTCAGCGTGTGCATGAAGTTTCTGGCATTACCCACGCTCATCGTCGTTCCCAAATGGCCTGCGGTATTTACATTAGCATTGCTGTGGAGATCCTCAAAGGATCTGATCTGCCCACAGCTTATTTACAAGGGCTAGAAAATATCCACAAAATCTATTCATCTGAAGAATATATTCGAGAACAGCCACATTTTCAGCGAGTCCTCAGCCGGGAAATTGCCCAGTTATCAGCAGCAGAGATCAATTCTGGTGGTTATGTAATTGACACCTTAGAAGCGTCTCTGTGGTGTTTGTTAAATACTTCTTCTTACTCCGAGGCTGTGCTGAAAGCAGTCAACTTGGGGGGGCATACAGACACAACGGCGGCGGTAACAGGGGGGTTAGCGGGGATTTACTACGGAATCGAATATATTCCCCAACAATGGGTAAATCAAATTGCTCGGAAACAAGACATTATTAATTTGGCGAATCGCTTTGCGGCGGCTGTTTATTTATAG
- a CDS encoding NACHT domain-containing protein — MGKRFWQTWQEFRQSFSVSDSLSTGIETGKALLEAANTLKEEGDSIEILQSVLQNSSSLLDVLCSPMAQVIGAGLPFVPIGIALLKFARDINQQDPSLEDCFFIVSQAAYLESAKEILSLNIYQNFNWDAKLDIKAISQQIEKLNDVEFNSDTASKAIRCFHESPLAEAFNQVLLARLAAANISPGLAEILTQRVARNTHRYIIKAWIEAGEAIKTLIQPSLGDWQREQERFQSIDSYLKTHIEQKPFELVFDEKFAFKDIYVPIKAKPVDANGKIDEEKDSFNLETWAKTILWKPDNLEQVMFIQGGPGRGKSVFCRMFAYAVWRQLHPIWTPILIRLRDIDTFESRLENTIKAELKLGFIQGDANWLTNANTRFLFILDGFDELHIETRNNLNLGDFIKQVAGFQKECKDYSEMGHRVIITGRSMALQGIANLPRNLERVEIVEMDGQLQQQWLNKWEALQINKGKTIAFEQFLQSDKCPDEVKKLAQEPLLLYLLAAMYRDWKLDIHKLEQASDNRTAKIIIYQEAVNWVLTKQRSDADGTDLNIEFTKQKPEDLKRILMEAAVCVVQSGGEFASMSMLEARLQEDEAAKALIEKAKEKLGNEALKTALAAFYIRPAEKQEGGVEFFHKSFGEFLFAERLKARLKAWTQYYDGDEGRQPIISEAVMNWEVYDLLGYGGLTREIVDYLMGLLTESQDFRWVELFKRLDKFYSKWCQGKFIDTAEETLPQKKLRQLQRYGITGLGQRQVDVYAGLNVMILLLELHRYAQERDDLKAEIVFYPSGKPQENRRTIQLLRIINYSDGLNLSNFIKIVGKFLRGAYLSGAYLSGADLSGADLSGADFSDAYLSGADLGDTSLRGAFLREADFRGAYLDAADLSGADLTEADLTEANLSGAYLSGAYLSNADLSGAYLSDEFWGDVKWDEKTNWENVRGLDTAINVPEALKQQLGLS; from the coding sequence ATGGGCAAGCGCTTCTGGCAAACTTGGCAAGAATTTAGGCAGTCATTTTCAGTATCAGACAGCCTGAGTACAGGCATCGAAACTGGTAAGGCATTGTTGGAAGCTGCCAATACTCTCAAAGAAGAGGGTGATAGTATAGAAATCTTGCAATCAGTCCTGCAAAACTCATCTTCTTTATTAGATGTGTTGTGTTCGCCAATGGCGCAGGTGATAGGTGCGGGGTTGCCATTTGTGCCAATTGGCATTGCTTTGTTAAAATTTGCCCGTGACATAAATCAGCAAGACCCATCTTTAGAAGACTGCTTTTTTATAGTTAGTCAAGCGGCTTATTTGGAAAGCGCTAAGGAAATTTTAAGTTTAAACATATATCAGAATTTTAATTGGGATGCCAAGCTAGATATTAAAGCCATCAGTCAGCAAATAGAAAAGCTTAATGATGTTGAATTTAATTCTGATACTGCGAGTAAAGCAATCAGATGTTTCCATGAATCACCTTTAGCTGAAGCCTTCAATCAGGTCTTATTAGCTAGATTAGCAGCAGCCAATATTTCCCCAGGACTAGCGGAAATTTTAACCCAACGTGTGGCTCGGAACACTCACCGCTACATCATTAAAGCTTGGATAGAAGCGGGTGAGGCGATAAAAACTTTAATTCAGCCTTCCTTGGGTGATTGGCAGAGAGAACAAGAAAGGTTCCAGAGTATTGATAGTTATTTAAAAACTCATATTGAGCAGAAACCTTTTGAATTAGTTTTTGATGAAAAGTTCGCCTTTAAAGATATTTATGTACCTATCAAAGCCAAGCCTGTAGATGCAAATGGCAAGATAGATGAAGAAAAAGATTCCTTCAATTTAGAAACTTGGGCGAAAACGATTCTGTGGAAGCCAGATAACTTGGAACAGGTAATGTTTATCCAAGGAGGCCCAGGTAGGGGTAAAAGCGTTTTCTGCCGAATGTTTGCTTATGCAGTGTGGCGACAGTTACACCCAATTTGGACACCGATTTTAATTCGCTTGAGAGATATCGATACTTTTGAATCACGGTTAGAAAATACTATCAAAGCTGAATTAAAACTGGGTTTTATTCAAGGTGATGCTAACTGGTTGACTAATGCCAATACTCGATTTCTGTTTATTCTTGATGGTTTTGATGAACTACATATTGAAACGAGAAATAACCTCAACTTGGGCGACTTTATTAAGCAAGTAGCTGGATTTCAGAAAGAATGCAAAGATTATAGTGAAATGGGGCATCGAGTTATTATTACTGGTAGGTCGATGGCTTTACAAGGTATTGCTAATTTACCCCGCAATTTAGAGCGCGTGGAGATTGTCGAGATGGATGGACAACTCCAACAGCAATGGTTAAATAAGTGGGAAGCCTTACAAATAAATAAAGGTAAAACCATCGCATTTGAGCAGTTTTTACAAAGTGATAAATGCCCCGATGAAGTTAAGAAATTAGCTCAGGAACCGTTACTGCTCTACTTATTAGCGGCAATGTATCGAGATTGGAAGTTAGACATTCATAAGTTAGAGCAAGCAAGTGATAATCGCACCGCTAAAATTATCATTTACCAAGAAGCTGTAAATTGGGTACTGACTAAACAGCGTTCTGACGCAGATGGGACTGATTTAAATATTGAGTTCACTAAACAAAAGCCGGAGGATTTAAAACGCATCCTCATGGAAGCTGCGGTTTGTGTTGTGCAGTCTGGTGGTGAATTTGCTTCTATGTCTATGTTAGAAGCACGTTTACAAGAAGATGAAGCGGCGAAGGCTTTAATTGAAAAAGCGAAAGAGAAACTGGGGAATGAGGCACTGAAAACAGCTTTGGCTGCGTTTTACATTCGTCCGGCGGAAAAACAAGAGGGTGGGGTTGAGTTCTTCCATAAAAGTTTCGGTGAGTTTCTCTTTGCTGAACGCCTGAAAGCACGGCTTAAGGCTTGGACGCAATATTACGATGGGGATGAGGGGAGACAACCAATTATTTCTGAAGCTGTGATGAATTGGGAAGTCTATGATTTACTTGGTTACGGTGGGTTAACTAGGGAAATTGTAGACTACCTGATGGGGTTGTTAACCGAGAGTCAAGATTTCCGGTGGGTGGAATTATTTAAGCGGTTAGACAAGTTTTATAGTAAATGGTGTCAAGGGAAATTTATTGACACGGCTGAGGAGACTTTACCCCAGAAGAAGTTGCGACAGTTGCAAAGATATGGGATTACTGGGTTAGGTCAGCGTCAGGTAGATGTTTACGCTGGGTTGAATGTGATGATTCTGCTGTTGGAGTTACACCGTTATGCTCAAGAGCGAGATGATCTGAAAGCAGAAATTGTCTTTTATCCATCTGGGAAACCGCAGGAAAATAGGCGCACAATCCAATTGCTTCGCATCATTAATTATAGTGATGGCTTGAATTTAAGCAACTTTATCAAGATAGTTGGCAAATTTCTCAGAGGCGCATACCTCAGTGGCGCATACCTCAGTGGCGCAGACCTCAGTGGTGCAGACCTCAGTGGCGCAGACTTCAGCGACGCATACCTCAGTGGCGCAGACCTCGGCGACACATCCCTCAGAGGCGCATTTCTCAGAGAGGCAGACTTCAGAGGTGCATATCTAGATGCCGCAGACCTAAGTGGCGCAGACCTCACAGAGGCAGACCTCACAGAGGCAAACCTAAGTGGCGCATACCTCAGTGGTGCATACCTCAGCAATGCAGACCTTAGTGGTGCATACCTCAGTGATGAATTTTGGGGAGATGTCAAATGGGATGAAAAGACAAACTGGGAGAATGTACGAGGATTGGATACAGCAATTAATGTGCCAGAAGCGTTAAAGCAACAGTTAGGACTGAGTTAA
- a CDS encoding bifunctional serine/threonine-protein kinase/formylglycine-generating enzyme family protein: MQICQNPSCSNPFNPDGNRFCMSCGQSNFGKLLRNRYRVLGLLGEGGFSKTYAAEDADRLDAPCVIKQFFPQIQGTGQRSKAAEFFKEEAFRLYELGENHTQIPRLLAYFEQGSSLYLVQEFIKGLTLLQEVQQEPFNEEKIRQLLIDLLPVLDFVHFHHVIHRDIKPENIIRRDGDGKLVLIDFGGAKQVTQTSIARQATAIYTLGYAPTEQMAGFACHASDLYALGVTCVRLLTQCLPQQNLYGHIDDGLYDPMNGKWLWQEYLQDRGITISENLSQILDKLLKHLPSERYQSAAEVLHDLQVFTAIVEETQILPNTQTTLVPLAPATQRTKRPLPPLQTFEYEVVTVDTAGRIVNRDRTNTQILVEQLNKDITLEMLSIPGGAYLMGSPNFEGDADERPQHQVAIAPFFMGKYPVTQAQWRAVAGLPKIKQALNPYPSKYKGQNRPVENVSWHEVLEFCARLSEKTGREYRLPSEAEWEYACRAGTTTSFHFGETITPDLANFSDSDIHNIEAKTRYRKETTDVGNFRVANAFGLYDMHGLVWEWCADPWHNNYNGAPTDGSVWEAGGDIYRRVLRGGSWNFGAELCRSASRSWNESDGGLRICGFRVVFSAG, encoded by the coding sequence ATGCAAATCTGCCAAAATCCCAGTTGTTCAAACCCATTCAATCCTGATGGCAATAGATTTTGCATGAGTTGCGGACAAAGCAACTTTGGCAAACTACTAAGAAATCGCTACCGCGTACTAGGACTGTTAGGTGAAGGTGGATTCAGCAAGACCTATGCAGCTGAAGACGCAGATAGACTAGATGCGCCTTGTGTCATCAAACAATTCTTTCCACAAATTCAAGGAACCGGACAACGCAGCAAAGCGGCAGAATTTTTTAAAGAAGAAGCCTTCCGCCTGTATGAACTGGGAGAAAATCACACTCAAATACCAAGATTATTAGCTTACTTTGAACAAGGTTCTAGCTTATATCTGGTTCAGGAGTTTATTAAAGGACTAACACTTTTACAAGAAGTCCAGCAAGAACCATTTAATGAAGAAAAAATTCGGCAACTGTTAATTGATTTATTGCCAGTTCTCGATTTTGTTCATTTTCATCATGTCATCCACCGAGATATTAAGCCAGAAAATATTATTCGGCGTGATGGTGATGGCAAATTAGTATTAATTGATTTTGGTGGTGCCAAACAAGTTACCCAAACTAGTATAGCTAGACAGGCAACAGCTATTTATACCCTTGGTTATGCGCCAACTGAACAAATGGCGGGGTTTGCTTGTCATGCTAGTGATTTATATGCTTTGGGTGTTACTTGTGTCAGGTTGTTAACCCAATGCTTACCGCAACAAAATCTTTATGGACATATTGATGATGGTCTTTATGACCCTATGAATGGTAAATGGTTATGGCAAGAATATCTACAGGACAGAGGTATCACGATTAGTGAAAATTTAAGTCAAATTTTAGATAAATTACTTAAGCATTTACCTAGTGAAAGATATCAATCAGCCGCAGAAGTTCTCCATGATTTACAAGTCTTCACAGCAATAGTTGAGGAAACTCAAATTTTGCCAAATACTCAAACAACATTAGTCCCATTAGCACCAGCAACACAAAGAACAAAACGACCATTACCTCCCCTACAAACCTTTGAGTATGAGGTAGTGACGGTAGATACAGCCGGCCGTATCGTCAACCGCGATCGCACCAATACCCAAATTCTGGTAGAACAATTAAACAAAGACATCACCCTGGAAATGTTGTCAATTCCCGGCGGTGCATACCTGATGGGTTCGCCCAACTTTGAAGGAGATGCCGACGAACGCCCCCAACACCAAGTAGCGATCGCCCCCTTTTTCATGGGAAAATATCCCGTAACTCAAGCACAGTGGCGAGCTGTCGCTGGCTTACCCAAAATTAAACAAGCCTTAAATCCTTACCCCTCAAAATACAAAGGTCAAAATCGACCAGTAGAAAACGTCTCTTGGCACGAAGTTTTAGAATTTTGTGCCAGACTCTCCGAAAAAACCGGACGGGAATATCGCCTACCCAGCGAAGCCGAATGGGAATATGCTTGTCGTGCTGGAACAACTACATCTTTCCATTTTGGCGAAACCATCACCCCTGATTTAGCCAACTTTAGCGACAGCGACATTCACAATATCGAAGCCAAAACCAGATATCGTAAAGAAACTACGGATGTCGGCAATTTTCGCGTAGCCAACGCCTTTGGATTGTACGATATGCACGGCTTAGTCTGGGAATGGTGCGCTGACCCTTGGCACAATAACTACAACGGCGCACCAACAGACGGTAGTGTGTGGGAAGCGGGTGGTGATATATATCGCCGAGTGTTGCGTGGCGGTTCTTGGAACTTTGGCGCGGAACTTTGCCGCAGCGCCAGCCGCAGTTGGAATGAGTCAGATGGCGGCTTAAGGATATGCGGTTTTCGGGTGGTATTTTCCGCAGGTTAG
- a CDS encoding IS4 family transposase: protein MGKHQSVSIRQISKNRAEQVGYYRFLENENVTVGELVRSLSDHCVSHVEGKHILAISDTSEINLQSHVGRLKALGVGVVGNNKDVGFYIHPTLVLDAENGFPLGISAVKLWTRDINHQDKHERNYQLLPIEKKESYKWLRSAEETQKCLTIGNAKIVTHIGDRESDIYEEFATVANRDNHVLVRARIDRRLVGKTSSLYTYLNQQPSATVYTQVLK, encoded by the coding sequence ATGGGAAAACATCAATCAGTCAGCATTCGACAAATAAGTAAAAATAGAGCCGAACAAGTGGGATATTATCGGTTTTTGGAGAATGAGAATGTGACAGTAGGGGAATTAGTGCGAAGCCTATCAGACCACTGTGTATCTCATGTAGAAGGAAAGCACATATTAGCCATCAGTGATACGAGCGAAATTAACTTGCAGTCTCATGTAGGCAGGTTGAAAGCTTTGGGTGTAGGTGTAGTAGGAAACAACAAAGATGTAGGATTTTATATTCATCCAACACTAGTATTAGATGCAGAGAATGGATTTCCCTTGGGGATAAGCGCAGTAAAACTGTGGACTAGAGATATCAACCATCAAGATAAGCATGAACGAAACTATCAGCTATTACCAATAGAAAAGAAAGAATCATATAAGTGGCTACGCTCTGCCGAAGAAACGCAAAAATGTTTAACTATTGGTAATGCCAAAATCGTGACTCACATCGGCGACCGCGAAAGCGATATATATGAGGAATTTGCGACAGTAGCGAATCGAGACAATCATGTATTGGTCAGAGCGCGCATTGACCGTCGTCTAGTGGGAAAGACCTCATCACTTTATACATACTTAAACCAACAGCCGAGCGCTACGGTGTACACACAAGTCTTGAAATAA